From Aegilops tauschii subsp. strangulata cultivar AL8/78 chromosome 5, Aet v6.0, whole genome shotgun sequence:
TTTGTTGCTTGTCAGGGTTGTGACGGCTCCGTGCTCCTGGACGACAAGCCGTTCTTCGTCGGCGAGAAGACAGCGGGGCCGAACATCAACTCGCTGAGGGGGTTCGAGGTCATCGACGCCATCAAGGCCGAGCTCGAGCAGGAGTGCCCCGAGACGGTCTCCTGCGCCGACGTCCTCGCCATCGCCGCCCGTGACTCCGTCGTCGCCGTATGCCACCTTGCTTGCTTATACACTGGTTACGGCGTACACACTCACGTTAACGATCACTAATGGATGGCCGCCGGCCGGTGCATGCAGTCCGGTGGACCCAGCTGGGAGGTGGAGTCCGGCCGCAAGGACAGCCGCACGGCGAGCCTGCAGGCCGCCAACAGCAACCTCCCCGCGCCGACCTCCGGCGTCGCCACGCTCGTGCAGAAGTTCACCAACGTCGGCCTCACCGCAAAAGacatggtcgccctctccggtAATCAACCGCCGTTGTTGAATCCTTTTACACTTTTTTGGAGAGAAAGTAAAATTGTATATTCTTGTAATGTGCGCCGATGACGATCACAGGCGCGCACACCATCGGCAAGGCTCGGTGCACGACGTTCAGCGCGCGGCTCGCCAGCGTGGGCGAGTCGGCCAAGGACACGGGGTTCCTGCAGTCGCTGCAGCAGCTGTGCGCGGGGTCGGCGGGGTCGGCGCTGGCGCACCTGGACCTCGCCACGCCGGCCACCTTCGACAACCAGTACTACATCAACCTGCTCTCCGGCGACGGCCTGCTGCCGTCCGACCAGGCGCTGGCCGCGCCCTCCGGCTCCGGGGCGGAGGACGTCGCGGCGCTCGTGGCCGACTACGCCTTCGACGCGGCCCTCTTCTTCGACGACTTCGCGGCCTCCATGCTGCGGATGGGGAGGCTGTCACCGGCCGGCGGCCGTGACGCCGGCGAGGTCCGCCGTAACTGCCGCGTGGTGAACTAGCTGGCTAGCTAGCTAAGGTCAGGTCGATTAAGCAGAGAAGCTTAACGTGCTAGCATTGGATTTGGGTAGGTCGATCTCTGTATTGTGTAGTGGCTTTCAGTTAGTTTGATGTTTTCCATCGCGTCGTGAAATAAGCTGCTAGATTCTGACTAGTATGATGTATGTGGAATGGTGTATCTGATGATGTGCGGCGTTCTTGGCTTGTCAAAATAATTAATCTCACGTACGTGTTGGAGGTGTTCGGTTGAGTTTTATTGTGCTTTTCTCCGTGTATTCATGTTGGTGAGTGTCATGATGTTTTCCAGTaaacaaaacaaaaaaggaaCCCTCTATTCAACAGGCGCCTGAAAAAAAA
This genomic window contains:
- the LOC109749149 gene encoding peroxidase 40; protein product: MERATMALALVLATLAASAGASPVNKSCVNGSAGASVSIGYGGAGASAGAGVSLGADCPRAEEIVRAAVEQAVAADPRMAASLLRLHFHDCFVNGCDGSVLLDDKPFFVGEKTAGPNINSLRGFEVIDAIKAELEQECPETVSCADVLAIAARDSVVASGGPSWEVESGRKDSRTASLQAANSNLPAPTSGVATLVQKFTNVGLTAKDMVALSGAHTIGKARCTTFSARLASVGESAKDTGFLQSLQQLCAGSAGSALAHLDLATPATFDNQYYINLLSGDGLLPSDQALAAPSGSGAEDVAALVADYAFDAALFFDDFAASMLRMGRLSPAGGRDAGEVRRNCRVVN